The Pantoea phytobeneficialis genome has a segment encoding these proteins:
- a CDS encoding flavin-containing monooxygenase: MTSQARYCVIGAGAAGLAALRTLQELGIDADCFEKSGQVGGHWHHDYDALHLITPKKSSGFDGFPMPESWPVYPSRDQVRHYIDSYADHFGLRAQIHFNSTVERIVPLGKAGSEGWQVTVNGQTRHYQGVLVANGHLWDCAFPAEASHFSGISLHSGQYRNTDQLQGKVLVVGCGNSGCDLAVDAAQHRLTTDIVIRRGQVFQPKALLGMPRAEIPFLNQLPPEMQNAVTQVLTMISVGRWENYPGMPQPESWDLEQQPPVVNTLLMYWIQHGRIGVRPAIDHIDGKTVHFSDGSATEYDSILWATGFHTRLPFLDATLLDWQDGVPLRTAAMTLPTTLENLYFVGLSAPRGPQWPTYCQQTRLIARMIQLREQGIPNIASLLAAQQPHEARIDIVRRLWQANLDETWRTLDLLETMHSSLLHNASLTA, from the coding sequence ATGACATCACAGGCGCGCTATTGTGTGATTGGTGCAGGAGCTGCTGGTCTGGCGGCGCTACGCACCTTGCAAGAGCTGGGTATCGACGCTGATTGCTTTGAGAAAAGTGGCCAGGTCGGTGGCCACTGGCATCATGACTACGATGCCCTGCATCTGATTACCCCGAAAAAAAGCTCCGGTTTTGATGGCTTCCCAATGCCCGAGTCGTGGCCGGTCTATCCCAGCCGCGATCAGGTGCGGCACTACATCGACAGCTACGCCGACCACTTCGGCCTCAGAGCACAAATCCATTTCAATAGCACGGTTGAACGCATTGTTCCGCTGGGTAAGGCAGGTAGCGAAGGCTGGCAGGTGACGGTAAATGGTCAGACACGTCATTACCAGGGCGTGCTGGTCGCCAATGGGCACCTGTGGGACTGCGCGTTCCCGGCAGAAGCTAGCCACTTCAGCGGTATCTCGCTGCATTCCGGCCAGTATCGCAACACCGATCAGCTGCAAGGCAAGGTGCTGGTGGTGGGTTGCGGAAACTCTGGCTGCGACCTGGCAGTTGACGCCGCTCAGCATCGTCTGACTACCGATATCGTGATTCGCCGGGGTCAAGTGTTCCAGCCTAAGGCGCTGCTTGGTATGCCGCGCGCTGAAATTCCTTTCCTTAATCAGTTACCGCCGGAAATGCAGAATGCGGTCACCCAAGTGCTGACCATGATCTCCGTGGGCCGCTGGGAAAACTATCCCGGCATGCCGCAACCAGAAAGCTGGGACCTCGAACAACAGCCGCCGGTGGTCAACACCCTGCTGATGTACTGGATTCAGCATGGCCGTATCGGCGTGCGTCCGGCCATCGATCATATCGACGGCAAAACGGTGCATTTCAGCGATGGCAGCGCCACAGAATACGACAGCATTCTTTGGGCCACCGGTTTTCACACCCGTTTACCGTTCCTCGATGCGACCCTGCTCGACTGGCAGGATGGCGTACCGTTACGCACCGCCGCCATGACCCTGCCGACCACGCTGGAGAACCTCTATTTTGTCGGGCTTTCTGCCCCACGCGGCCCGCAATGGCCGACCTACTGCCAGCAAACGCGGCTTATCGCGCGCATGATTCAGCTGCGTGAACAGGGCATCCCCAACATCGCCAGCCTGCTGGCGGCCCAGCAGCCGCATGAGGCGCGTATCGATATCGTGCGCCGTCTGTGGCAAGCCAACCTCGATGAAACCTGGCGCACGCTGGATCTGCTGGAAACCATGCATAGCAGCCTGTTGCACAACGCTTCCTTAACCGCCTGA
- a CDS encoding MFS transporter yields the protein MKQQTINPALQGAVRYVKERPTSRHMARDGNLTRAVTGVTLGNMVEWFDFAIYSSMAMTMAKVFFPTSNSYNELIAIYAAFAAGFVIRPLGGFLFGPIGDKYGRRTALVASISLMSIATLCIALIPGYHSIGITAPILLVLMRMLQGLSTGGEYGGSCIFIAEHSPDKRRTFFTSWLEFGNISGFLVGGVIVNVISNTLGDDTMIAWGWRVPFVIAGLLGIVALFIRLRVDETPVFREMQAGKARAEAQSPARWTLFLKEWPQLLRCAGLVATFNINYYIVLGYIPSYLVSFMGKSAAFSARLSLIATLALLLFIPLFGMLGDRFGRKRMLLTGCVLIILSAIPVFWAIQSHGLAAIVIGMAVLILGMLFFEGTIPATLTSLFGTTVRYSCFAISYNLSVSLLGGTAPLVNTWLIEKTGITLIPAFYLMGGAVLGLLALWKMQDRTGKPLPS from the coding sequence ATGAAACAACAAACAATAAATCCAGCACTTCAGGGAGCAGTTCGCTATGTAAAGGAGCGACCGACATCGCGTCACATGGCGCGCGACGGTAATTTAACTCGCGCAGTCACCGGCGTCACGCTGGGGAATATGGTGGAATGGTTCGATTTCGCTATCTACTCCTCGATGGCGATGACGATGGCAAAAGTTTTCTTCCCCACCAGCAACAGCTACAACGAATTGATCGCCATTTATGCGGCGTTTGCCGCCGGATTTGTTATCCGGCCGTTAGGGGGCTTTCTGTTTGGCCCGATTGGCGATAAATATGGCCGCCGTACCGCGCTGGTTGCCAGCATCAGCCTGATGTCGATTGCCACCCTCTGCATCGCGCTGATCCCCGGTTATCACAGCATAGGCATCACCGCCCCGATTCTGCTGGTGTTGATGCGCATGTTGCAGGGACTCTCCACCGGCGGTGAATATGGCGGCTCCTGCATTTTTATCGCCGAACACAGCCCGGATAAACGCCGCACCTTTTTCACCAGTTGGCTGGAGTTTGGCAACATTTCCGGCTTCCTGGTGGGCGGGGTTATCGTCAATGTGATCAGCAATACATTGGGCGATGACACCATGATTGCCTGGGGCTGGCGGGTGCCGTTTGTGATTGCCGGATTGCTGGGCATTGTCGCGCTGTTTATCCGTTTGCGCGTCGATGAAACCCCGGTATTTCGTGAAATGCAGGCCGGTAAAGCCCGCGCCGAAGCGCAGTCCCCGGCGCGCTGGACATTATTCCTTAAAGAGTGGCCGCAGTTGCTGCGTTGCGCCGGTCTGGTCGCCACCTTCAATATCAACTACTACATCGTGCTGGGTTATATCCCGAGCTACCTGGTGAGCTTTATGGGGAAATCCGCCGCATTCAGCGCCCGGCTGTCGCTGATTGCAACCCTCGCGCTGCTGCTGTTTATCCCGCTGTTCGGCATGCTGGGTGACCGGTTTGGCAGAAAGCGCATGCTCCTGACCGGCTGTGTGCTGATTATCCTTTCTGCGATCCCCGTATTCTGGGCGATTCAAAGTCATGGCCTGGCGGCGATCGTCATCGGTATGGCGGTGTTAATTCTCGGCATGTTGTTCTTCGAGGGCACCATCCCTGCCACCCTGACTTCGCTATTCGGCACCACCGTACGCTACAGCTGCTTCGCCATTAGCTACAACCTGTCGGTTTCACTGCTCGGCGGCACCGCGCCACTGGTGAATACCTGGCTGATCGAAAAAACCGGTATCACGCTAATTCCGGCGTTTTACCTGATGGGCGGCGCGGTGCTGGGTCTGCTGGCGCTGTGGAAAATGCAGGACCGTACCGGCAAGCCCTTGCCGTCCTGA
- a CDS encoding chloride channel protein → MSGSKNALNWTTLLIAIPVGCAASLVTLAFRGVIDLINRLLFNSDNEITVAMHAWPWIFWPLLVGAGGLLAGWFLRYAVTIEQQETVKTDYLEVINARLDAVPTKTSLFRALSSIASIGSGASIGKEGPMVQLSALCGSLIGRWLPKSLGLRNSDIVAMAAAAGLSSVYHAPLASAIFVAEIAFGISALQRLIPLVIASAVAVMTMWSLGFRSALYPLSNVTFQMDITSLLLTVVIGLASGLAGWLLIKLIARSKTMFSRVRSLPLRLGAGGLAVGFLALISTDILGNGYEVIVKIIDGHYLLGGLLALLVLKILATTLSVGSNAVGGLFTPSLLIGALLGALLASLGAVLHLPVGDTLLYAAVGMAAVLAAVSQAPLMAMLMVLEMTLNSSLLFPLMIASVLASMLVYRLQSASTYPVVSGHLSRSEAKYDFDNMRVDQLIIPGAALQPEESVGQALAVSSLKRERYVYVINASGQFLGVVSIHDIARKVLAEEITLHSPVSTVMDSNFPCIYQNQSMREGWEAFARVTLERLPVLNNPQERRFLGALTKTSLIQKAQEFL, encoded by the coding sequence GTGAGCGGAAGTAAAAATGCCCTGAACTGGACCACATTGCTGATTGCTATCCCCGTGGGGTGTGCGGCCTCGCTGGTCACGCTGGCTTTTCGCGGGGTGATCGATCTGATTAACCGTTTGTTATTTAACAGCGATAACGAAATCACGGTGGCGATGCACGCCTGGCCGTGGATTTTCTGGCCGCTGTTGGTTGGCGCGGGCGGCCTGTTGGCCGGGTGGTTTTTACGTTATGCCGTGACCATCGAGCAGCAGGAAACGGTGAAAACCGATTATCTGGAGGTGATCAACGCCCGGCTGGATGCGGTGCCGACCAAAACATCGCTGTTTCGCGCCCTGTCATCGATCGCCAGTATCGGCAGCGGTGCCTCAATCGGTAAAGAAGGGCCGATGGTGCAGCTCTCGGCATTGTGCGGCAGCCTGATCGGGCGCTGGTTGCCAAAATCGCTTGGCCTGCGTAACAGCGATATTGTGGCGATGGCCGCCGCGGCCGGACTTTCGTCGGTGTACCACGCACCGCTTGCCTCGGCCATTTTTGTTGCGGAGATTGCCTTTGGCATCTCCGCGTTGCAACGTCTGATCCCGCTGGTGATCGCCTCGGCGGTTGCAGTGATGACCATGTGGTCGCTGGGATTCCGCAGCGCGCTTTATCCGCTTTCCAATGTGACTTTCCAGATGGATATCACCAGCCTGCTGCTGACGGTGGTGATTGGGCTGGCATCCGGGCTGGCCGGCTGGTTGCTGATTAAATTGATTGCGCGCAGCAAGACGATGTTCAGTCGGGTACGTTCCCTGCCGCTACGGCTGGGCGCTGGCGGGTTGGCGGTGGGCTTTCTGGCGCTAATCTCCACCGATATTCTGGGTAACGGCTATGAAGTGATCGTCAAAATCATCGATGGTCATTATCTGCTGGGTGGCTTGCTGGCGTTGTTGGTATTAAAAATCCTGGCGACCACGCTTTCGGTTGGCTCCAATGCGGTCGGCGGGTTGTTCACCCCTTCGTTACTGATTGGCGCGCTGCTGGGGGCGTTGCTGGCAAGTTTAGGGGCGGTGTTGCATCTGCCGGTCGGCGATACGTTGTTATACGCGGCGGTCGGTATGGCGGCGGTGCTGGCGGCCGTCAGCCAGGCACCGTTAATGGCGATGCTGATGGTGCTGGAGATGACGCTTAACAGCAGCCTGCTGTTCCCGTTGATGATTGCGTCGGTGCTGGCCTCGATGCTGGTGTACCGCCTGCAATCCGCCAGTACCTATCCGGTGGTCAGTGGGCATCTGAGTCGTTCCGAAGCCAAATACGATTTCGATAATATGCGTGTCGACCAACTGATCATTCCCGGTGCCGCCTTGCAGCCAGAGGAATCGGTGGGGCAGGCGCTGGCGGTCAGCTCGCTGAAGCGTGAGCGTTATGTCTATGTCATCAATGCCAGCGGCCAGTTTCTCGGCGTAGTGTCGATTCACGATATTGCGCGCAAAGTGCTGGCGGAGGAGATCACCCTGCATTCACCGGTCAGTACGGTGATGGACAGTAATTTCCCGTGTATTTATCAGAACCAAAGCATGCGCGAAGGGTGGGAGGCGTTTGCCCGTGTCACGCTGGAACGTCTGCCAGTGCTGAATAACCCGCAGGAGCGCCGTTTCCTTGGCGCGTTGACCAAAACCAGTCTGATTCAGAAGGCGCAGGAATTTTTGTAA
- a CDS encoding Rid family hydrolase: MTLTTKVKISSGGAYESVFGYSRAVKADNQLHISGTCATPDFEKADAYEQTKSIMNTIASVIQQADMEMEDVVRTVVYVRDINDAEKVAKAHLETFGTIRPASTIVQVDSMLRTWQRVEIETYAIR, from the coding sequence ATGACCCTGACCACGAAAGTTAAAATCTCTTCCGGCGGTGCCTATGAGTCTGTTTTTGGTTACTCACGGGCGGTCAAAGCCGACAATCAGCTGCATATCTCAGGCACCTGCGCCACGCCTGACTTTGAAAAGGCCGATGCTTACGAGCAGACAAAATCGATCATGAACACCATCGCCAGCGTGATTCAGCAGGCGGATATGGAAATGGAGGATGTGGTTCGTACCGTGGTGTATGTCCGTGACATCAACGATGCGGAAAAGGTGGCAAAGGCGCATCTTGAAACCTTTGGCACCATCCGTCCGGCCAGCACCATCGTGCAGGTGGATTCGATGCTGCGAACCTGGCAGCGGGTAGAAATTGAAACCTACGCCATTCGTTAA
- a CDS encoding LysR family transcriptional regulator yields the protein MTLQQLNYFLAAIDFGTISKAAEALHISQPSLSDQILRLESEMGTHLFIRTNRRLILTEAGLRLEPHARATTQAAQRGYEAVQSVRQLKDGLASFGTFSSAYQYFLADLICEFRARYPGVRMRLVGTNSSEVARSVIDGEIEAGLVMLPVNNKNLVISEPVWSTQIGYISASDARLEGSKDMQALLNAPLILSEATWHNSDPIRRLLNQRAQEIGARLEPIIEVEHQATALELAARGLGDLIATRPILHHLGYSDKLKWVPIEPPAFEVFAFIHRADTAISSATREMMQLMRRYLQEVQMAYSHIEC from the coding sequence ATGACACTTCAGCAGCTGAACTATTTTCTTGCCGCTATCGATTTTGGCACCATCTCGAAAGCGGCTGAGGCGTTACATATCTCGCAGCCGTCGTTGTCCGACCAGATTCTGCGACTGGAAAGCGAGATGGGCACCCATCTGTTTATTCGCACCAACCGTCGTCTGATCCTGACCGAAGCCGGACTACGTCTCGAACCCCATGCCCGCGCCACCACCCAGGCGGCACAACGCGGCTACGAAGCGGTGCAGTCGGTGCGCCAGCTCAAGGATGGTCTCGCCTCGTTTGGCACCTTCAGTTCCGCTTACCAATATTTTCTGGCCGATCTGATTTGTGAGTTCCGCGCGCGCTATCCGGGGGTGCGGATGCGACTGGTCGGAACCAACTCCTCGGAGGTCGCGCGCTCGGTAATTGATGGCGAAATTGAAGCAGGTCTGGTGATGCTGCCGGTGAACAACAAAAACCTGGTGATCAGTGAACCGGTGTGGTCCACGCAGATTGGCTATATCTCAGCCAGCGACGCGCGGCTGGAAGGCAGTAAGGATATGCAGGCGCTGCTCAACGCCCCGCTGATCCTCAGCGAAGCCACCTGGCATAACAGCGATCCGATTCGCCGTCTGCTCAACCAACGGGCGCAGGAGATTGGCGCACGGCTGGAGCCGATTATTGAAGTGGAGCACCAGGCTACCGCGCTGGAACTGGCGGCACGGGGATTGGGAGATCTTATCGCTACGCGTCCGATCCTCCACCACCTGGGTTATAGCGACAAACTCAAGTGGGTGCCGATCGAGCCTCCGGCTTTTGAGGTGTTTGCCTTTATCCACCGCGCCGATACCGCGATCTCATCCGCCACCCGCGAAATGATGCAACTGATGCGACGTTATTTGCAGGAGGTACAGATGGCGTACAGCCATATCGAATGCTGA
- a CDS encoding Gfo/Idh/MocA family protein, producing MIRFAIVGTNWITRQFIDAAHESGKMKLSAIYSRSQQQAEAFAADYPCPLTFTSLEQMAASDAIDAVYLASPNALHCEQALLFMSHGKHVICEKPLSSNLREAEAMIACARDNKVVLFEAFKTASLPTFLQLQKALPQVGKLRKALLNYCQYSSRYQRYLDGENPNTFNPRWSNGSIMDIGYYCLAAAVTLWGEPQRVTAQASLLASGVDAHGVVVLGYGDFDVTILHSKVSDSLIPSEIQGEAGSLVIEKISECQQLRFTPRGGESQNLTQPQHINSMLYEAETFAQRVSQGLVEHPGLQASRITAALLTEIRRQTGVVFPADQVN from the coding sequence GTGATTCGCTTCGCTATTGTGGGAACCAACTGGATCACCCGCCAGTTTATCGACGCCGCACATGAAAGCGGCAAAATGAAACTGAGCGCCATCTATTCGCGCAGCCAGCAGCAGGCTGAAGCGTTCGCCGCAGATTATCCTTGCCCGCTAACCTTCACCTCGCTGGAACAGATGGCCGCCAGCGATGCCATTGACGCGGTGTACCTCGCCAGCCCCAATGCATTGCACTGCGAGCAGGCGCTGCTGTTTATGTCGCACGGCAAGCATGTGATCTGCGAAAAACCACTGTCCTCCAACCTGCGTGAAGCAGAAGCGATGATCGCCTGCGCGCGTGACAACAAAGTGGTGCTGTTCGAAGCCTTTAAAACTGCCAGCCTGCCCACTTTTTTGCAGTTACAAAAAGCGTTACCGCAGGTCGGCAAGCTGCGCAAAGCGCTGCTTAATTATTGTCAGTATTCATCACGTTATCAGCGTTATCTTGATGGTGAAAACCCCAATACCTTTAATCCGCGCTGGTCCAATGGTTCGATCATGGATATTGGTTACTACTGCCTCGCAGCGGCTGTGACGTTATGGGGTGAACCACAACGGGTCACTGCACAAGCGTCACTGCTGGCAAGCGGTGTGGATGCGCACGGCGTGGTGGTGTTGGGCTACGGCGATTTTGATGTGACGATTTTGCATTCGAAAGTCAGCGATTCACTGATTCCGAGTGAGATTCAGGGCGAAGCAGGTTCGCTGGTGATCGAGAAAATTTCCGAGTGCCAGCAACTGCGTTTTACCCCGCGTGGCGGCGAGAGCCAGAATCTGACCCAACCACAGCATATCAACTCGATGTTGTATGAGGCCGAAACCTTTGCGCAACGGGTAAGCCAGGGCCTGGTGGAACACCCGGGGTTGCAGGCGTCGCGGATCACCGCAGCGCTGCTAACGGAAATCCGCCGCCAGACTGGCGTGGTTTTCCCGGCGGATCAGGTTAATTGA
- a CDS encoding SDR family NAD(P)-dependent oxidoreductase, with protein sequence MNKQPVALVTGAASGMGKAVMEKFQREGWAVIAIDRSEIPPQPGITPVVADITSYSALRDAVAGALQGSRVSALINAAGIFPVSTLESSNDALYRQIFDVNVLGSVNTAKVASEFISEQGGALLMFASVDAFAVSPGQLLYSASKAAVVSLVKSLAIELVGKKIVVNAIAPGWVETEGTLKSGRIHEGVKAVPMQRAASVGEIADWVWAFSSQPGYITGETLVISGGSYMR encoded by the coding sequence ATGAACAAACAACCTGTTGCCCTGGTCACCGGTGCCGCCTCCGGGATGGGCAAAGCCGTGATGGAGAAGTTTCAGCGCGAAGGCTGGGCGGTGATCGCCATCGATCGCAGCGAAATACCGCCACAACCCGGCATCACGCCGGTGGTGGCTGATATCACCAGCTACAGCGCGTTACGCGACGCGGTGGCCGGTGCGCTCCAGGGCAGTCGCGTTAGCGCGCTGATCAACGCTGCGGGGATTTTTCCGGTTTCCACGCTGGAGAGCAGCAACGATGCGCTCTATCGCCAGATTTTCGACGTCAACGTGCTGGGTAGCGTAAATACCGCCAAAGTCGCCAGCGAATTTATCAGCGAACAGGGTGGCGCGTTGCTGATGTTTGCCTCAGTCGATGCCTTTGCCGTCTCGCCGGGTCAGCTGTTGTACAGCGCCTCGAAAGCTGCGGTGGTGTCGCTGGTGAAATCGCTGGCGATTGAGTTGGTTGGCAAAAAAATCGTGGTGAACGCCATCGCCCCCGGCTGGGTCGAGACCGAAGGCACGCTAAAAAGCGGGCGTATTCATGAAGGTGTTAAAGCCGTGCCGATGCAGCGTGCGGCCAGTGTCGGAGAGATCGCCGACTGGGTGTGGGCCTTCAGTTCACAACCGGGCTATATCACCGGCGAAACCCTGGTTATCTCCGGGGGCAGTTATATGCGTTAA